DNA sequence from the Thiobacillus sp. SCUT-2 genome:
GATGCGGTAGGTGTAGCGGTCGACCGCCTCGGCACCCGCGAGGGGAAACGCGTTCAGGTCGAGCGGCGCATCCGGGTGGGCGCGCGAGGCCTGCTCGAGCGCCTCGCCGAGCGCCTTCAGGCCGACGATGTGCTCGGCCATCAGGCCGAAGATCGGCGAGCTCAGCCGCGGATTGGCAAGCCGCTTGATCTGGTAGACATAGTCGGCGGCGACGAGTTCGCGGGTACCGGCATGCCGGAAATCGCCGAGCCGCGTCTTGCCCGCGAGCGCGGCCGCATCGAGCCCGAGATAGCGATGACGCCCGGCGGCGTCGCGCGCGAAGGCGGGATGCGGCTGATAGCGGATGCCGGGCCGAATGCGGATTTCGTACACGCTCTCGGCGATCGCCGCGGACGGCGCGTCGTCGGGAAGCGGCGTGCCTGCGGCGTCGACATAGCGCGGGTGCGGCACCGCTTCCGCGGTCAGCGGAACCAGCGTGTAGGGACGTTTCAGGAAGTGATACTGCAGCGGCGGCTCGTAGATCTGCGCCGTGAACTCCGCCTCGTTCGAGCTGTAGGAACGCGCCGGATCGAGATGCTTGGGACGCTCCGGGAAGGCGCTGTACAGGACGTTGGCATTCGCCTTGCCGTCGGGATAGGGATTGTTCCACTCGCCGGAGCACCCGGCCAGCAGGCCCAGCGCCGCCGCCGCCAGCAGCCCCAGCCCCCGGAAAATCGCCCCCATGCGCACCATGGCGCCAGTGTACCCAAGCCCGCCACCAACGTCAGCCGTTATAATCCGGGGCTGCTCAACTCTTCGAGACCATCATGGGATTTCTTGCAGGAAAACGCTTGCTCATCACCGGCGTCATTTCCAACCGTTCGATTGCGTACGGCATCGCGGGTGCGTGCAAACGCGAAGGTGCCGAGCTGGCTTTCACCTACCAGAATGACCGCATCAAGGACCGTGTCGTCGAGTTTGCCCAGGAGTTCGGCTCGGACCTGGTGTTCCCCTGCGACGTCGCCAGCGACGAGGAAATCGATGCGCTATTCGCGGAACTCGGCAAGCACTGGGACGGGTTCGACGGCTTGGTGCACTCGATCGCGTTTGCGCCGAAATCGGCGCTGTCCGGCGACTATCTCGCCTCGGTCACCCGCGAGAACTTCCGCGTCGCGCACGACATCAGCTCCTACAGCTTCGCCGCGCTGGCCAAGGCCGCCCTGCCGCTGATGGAAGGCCGCAAGGCCGCGCTGCTGACGCTGTCCTACCTCGGCGCCATCCGCACTGCACCGAACTACAACGTCATGGGCCTGGCCAAGGCAAGCCTCGAATCGAACGTCTACTACATGGCGCAAAGCCTCGGTCCGAAGGGAATCCGCGTCAACGCCGTGTCGGCCGGCCCGATCAAGACGCTCGCCGCCAGCGGCATCGCCAACTTCGGCGACAAGCTCGACCTCGTCGCCAAGAACGCGCCGCTGCGCCGGAACGTGACGATCGAGGAAGTCGGCAACGCCGCCGCGTTCCTGCTCTCGGACCTCGCGTCCGGCATCACCGGCGAGATCACCTACGTCGACGCCGGCTTCAACACCACGGCCGGCGGATCCGAATAAGCTGCATCGCCCACAGGAAAAAACGCGCCGTGAAGGCGCGTTTTTCATGGGTCTGCGATCGGCTTATTGCCCCTCGATCGCGTTGGGCTTGATCTTCACTTTTTCCGCAGCCGTCACGAGTGCGAGCATCGCCTTCATGTCGGT
Encoded proteins:
- the fabI gene encoding enoyl-ACP reductase FabI; translation: MGFLAGKRLLITGVISNRSIAYGIAGACKREGAELAFTYQNDRIKDRVVEFAQEFGSDLVFPCDVASDEEIDALFAELGKHWDGFDGLVHSIAFAPKSALSGDYLASVTRENFRVAHDISSYSFAALAKAALPLMEGRKAALLTLSYLGAIRTAPNYNVMGLAKASLESNVYYMAQSLGPKGIRVNAVSAGPIKTLAASGIANFGDKLDLVAKNAPLRRNVTIEEVGNAAAFLLSDLASGITGEITYVDAGFNTTAGGSE